One Setaria viridis chromosome 5, Setaria_viridis_v4.0, whole genome shotgun sequence genomic region harbors:
- the LOC117858789 gene encoding transcription factor GAMYB: MYRVKSESDCDMMLQDQMDSPVADDVSSGEGSPHRGSGPPLKKGPWTSAEDAILVDYVKKHGEGNWNAVQKNTGLFRCGKSCRLRWANHLRPNLKKGAFTPEEERLIIQLHAKMGNKWARMAANLPGRTDNEIKNYWNTRIKRCQRAGLPIYPASVCNQSSSEDQQVSGDFNCSENISNDLLSGNGLYLPDFTSDNFIANPDALSYAPHLSAVSIGNLLGQSFASKNCSFMDQVDHSGMLKQSGCVLPALSDTIDGVLSSVDQFSNGSEKLKQALGFDYLNEANASSKTIAPFGVALSGSHAFLNGNFSASRPINGPLKRELPSLQDTESDPNSWLKYTLAPAMQPTELVDPYLHSPIATPSVKSECASPRNSGLLEELLHEAQGRSGKNRQPSVRSSSSSANTPCETTTVVSPEFDLCPEYWDDHHSSFINECAPFSGYSFTESTPVSAASPDIFQLSKISPAQSPSMGSGEQAVEPRHESAGSPHRENLRPDALFSGNSADPSTFNNAIAILLGNDMNAECKPVLGGGITFGSSSWSNMPNACEISEFK; this comes from the exons ATGTATCGGGTGAAGAGCGAGAGCGACTGCGACATGATGCTGCAGGACCAGATGGACTCACCGGTGGCCGACGATGTGAGCAGCGGCGAGGGGTCGCCTCACAGGGGTAGCGGGCCGCCCCTGAAGAAAGGCCCGTGGACGTCGGCGGAGGACGCCATCCTGGTGGACTACGTGAAGAAGCACGGCGAGGGGAACTGGAACGCGGTGCAGAAGAACACCGGGCTGTTCCGctgcggcaagagctgccgcCTCCGGTGGGCGAACCACCTCAGGCCCAACCTCAAGAAGGGGGCCTTCACccccgaggaggagcgcctcATCATCCAGCTCCACGCCAAGATGGGGAACAAGTGGGCGAGGATGGCTGCTAAT TTGCCAGGGCGTACTGACAATGAAATTAAGAATTACTGGAACACTCGAATAAAGAGATGCCAACGAGCTGGTCTTCCTATCTATCCTGCTAGTGTATGCAATCAATCTTCAAGTGAAGATCAGCAAGTCTCTGGTGATTTTAACTGCAGCGAGAATATATCGAATGATCTTCTGAGTGGGAACGGTCTTTATCTACCAGATTTTACCAGTGACAATTTCATTGCTAATCCAGATGCTTTATCCTATGCACCACACCTTTCAGCAGTTTCAATAGGCAATTTGCTCGGCCAGAGTTTTGCATCAAAGAATTGTAGCTTCATGGATCAGGTAGACCACTCAGGGATGCTGAAACAATCTGGCTGTGTGCTCCCTGCATTGAGCGACACCATTGATGGCGTGCTTTCCTCGGTGGACCAATTTTCAAATGGCTCTGAGAAGCTCAAGCAGGCTCTAGGTTTTGATTATCTCAATGAAGCCAATGCTAGCAGCAAGACTATTGCACCTTTTGGGGTTGCACTTTCTGGCAGCCATGCCTTTTTAAATGGCAACTTCTCTGCTTCTAGGCCCATCAATGGTCCTTTGAAGAGGGAGCTCCCTTCACTCCAAGATACTGAATCTGATCCAAATAGCTGGCTCAAGTATACTTTGGCTCCTGCAATGCAGCCTACCGAGTTAGTTGATCCTTACCTGCACTCTCCAATAGCAACCCCATCAGTGAAATCTGAGTGTGCATCACCAAGAAACAGTGGGCTTCTGGAAGAGCTGCTTCATGAAGCTCAGGGACGATCCGGGAAGAACCGACAACCATCTGTCAGAAGTTCAAGTTCCTCTGCTAATACACCATGTGAGACTACTACGGTGGTTAGCCCAGAGTTTGATCTCTGCCCGGAATATTGGGACGATCATCACAGTTCTTTCATCAATGAATGCGCTCCTTTCAGTGGATATTCATTCACTGAATCCACTCCTGTTAGTGCCGCATCACCTGATATCTTTCAGCTCTCCAAAATTTCTCCTG cacAAAGTCCTTCAATGGGCTCTGGTGAGCAGGCAGTAGAGCCTAGACATGAGTCGGCAGGTTCACCTCATCGTGAAAACCTGAGGCCAGATGCACTATTCTCTGGTAACTCAGCTGATCCTTCCACTTTCAACAATGCCATCGCAATTCTACTGGGCAACGACATGAACGCCGAGTGCAAACCTGTCCTCGGTGGTGGCATCACGTTTGGTTCTTCCTCATGGAGCAACATGCCAAATGCATGTGAAATTTCGGAATTCAAATGA
- the LOC117854995 gene encoding uncharacterized protein, whose amino-acid sequence MALEAKQAALCIKKVLRLSIRKGYRFVSEHPILFGFGVLLYLLYRSSPGFFAFLLSSSPVIICTTILLGALLSYGEINLPEASEDHKGTPEISAFKVGNSSSDIHFEANQRLSVPEFREDTSNFKERGIKQTVSFGERASEHIDLDDDVPLLRKADEEDERGDLRNIPRTLTPFPSMVNLRQESGIREDLIFNKKREPEGSFFIQDRADGHTSLFDVAHLSVLNDKDTSFGLFSSSENAHKHVDMEENLNQDRVTAAASKERDVSEKNQTEELAETSKSAFSISIHQWEKTDRLNVDTSNAVEDNLLDSSLGSPWARVSSQDGSSGFDSDGAESSSPDASMTDIAPVLDEIDPLLGADSARPDPIPKDDSDTDSHASEDHQIDDDSNDEGGDNDAKDNVEGKKDDGREAAFLWTADDEKNLMDLGYSEMERNRRLEILMARRRSRKSIRFEIDNNLIDVDSNGAGRSLDDLSRFRAQVPPIAVPRRNPFDLPYDSEEAAIPGSAPSILHARKNPFDLPLEQPHDSGVPVHDNLNAGESGTSPRRDMIFRRHESFNFGRTDAIQERRFSRLRPYFVPETVEWNASNFQRQFSDKSESKLSSVTESDVASSVADQEDHKDHDEKDLHMEHESPALVRQDSDLADVGSDCSDGINSIDVELDNSDIDDREIALHHFVFERSQEREAHLASTKGKGHEEDYSKMPFHPVPDLLSWEDGDGDSILGAKPSFQLNTEEKCSEWISSSRPTVEGESHSRDLPKYLDTDVASSSNTVVLGASNTAEKDGNVDPISYSNNEMPLDNLIHGSVELPSELVTETLPVISRDLHPIPEERVVENFSMQEKHETAIFTESDASLTGLHVIEEHFDVGFDKSLSSVSSYPRASDAIQSPSSEHAEVLNPFVSMAAEPNKVDIGDMTDETTVGYLLDSDDEAGKIYPEPMEESGIDESFLSELDTVGDFGVEPMRLDQRVPDQGSHDENLTNGVAADSMISPQTSDNVSLTMSEPSAEDSREQSPVVDDLNGPEFSWSFGASHGDPEQTVYNPRRRILEASPSEAINMELKPPRNESEVPSDDTPSAAILAAASSEPEIATNELVTTTTNPEMTILDAKSLEDIETAFKLVSDGVVSEPTMDTEILHTSGVNVDSEPKESGELHVIDAKSVDDIHAAFKEHCDSVVNRSAESTKQDALTEALHPESPHNVGDAGDALAVESKSNMVSNEAKTHDDIDAVFSKVSDSSAKSTAQAVESEDYRERGEENEHQ is encoded by the exons ATGGCCCTTGAGGCAAAACAAGCAGCTCTATGTATCAAGAAAGTTTTGAGGTTGTCTATTAGAAAGGGCTATAGATTTGTTTCCGAACACCCAATCCTCTTCGGTTTTGGTGTTTTGCTCTATTTATTGTATAGATCTTCACCAGGGTTCTTTGCGTTCCTGCTTTCTTCTTCACCTGTAATTATATGTACTACTATTCTTCTCGGAGCTCTATTGAGTTATGGTGAAATTAATCTACCTGAGGCTAGTGAAGATCACAAGGGCACTCCAGAAATCTCAGCTTTCAAGGTTGGAAATTCGTCCAGTGATATTCACTTTGAAGCAAATCAGAGACTTTCAGTGCCTGAATTTAGGGAGGATACATCAAACTTCAAAGAGAGGGGAATTAAACAGACAGTTTCCTTCGGAGAGAGGGCTAGTGAGCATATTGATCTGGATGATGATGTCCCTCTTTTGAGgaaagctgatgaagaagatgagagAGGTGACCTGCGAAACATACCTAGAACACTAACACCATTTCCTTCTATGGTCAATCTTCGCCAAGAGTCTGGGATCAGGGAGGACTTGATCTTTAATAAGAAAAGGGAACCAGAAGGTTCATTTTTCATACAAGATAGGGCTGATGGGCATACTAGCTTATTTGATGTTGCCCATCTAAGTGTTCTGAATGACAAAGATACATCCTTTGGTTTGTTTTCATCCAGTGAGAATGCTCATAAACATGTTGACATGGAGGAAAATCTGAATCAGGATAGAGTTACAGCAGCAGCTAGCAAAGAGCGAGATGTCTCTGAGAAGAACCAAACTGAAGAGCTTGCTGAAACTAGTAAATCAGCCTTTTCTATTTCTATTCACCAATGGGAAAAGACTGACAGGCTTAATGTTGATACTAGCAATGCTGTTGAGGACAACTTGCTTGATTCCTCTCTTGGCTCACCATGGGCAAGAGTTAGCAGTCAGGATGGTTCATCTGGTTTTGACTCTGATGGGGCTGAGAGTTCTTCTCCGGATGCTTCTATGACTGACATTGCTCCAGTTCTTGATGAGATTGACCCACTTTTGGGTGCTGATTCTGCTCGTCCTGATCCCATTCCCAAGGATGATTCTGACACTGATTCTCATGCCTCAGAGGATCATCAAATTGATGATGATAGTAACGATGAGGGTGGTGACAATGATGCTAAAGATAATGTGGAGGGGAAGAAGGATGATGGGAGAGAAGCTGCATTTCTTTGGACAGCTGATGATGAAAAAAATCTGATGGATCTTGGGTATTCTGAGATGGAAAGGAACCGCAGGTTGGAAATTTTGATGGCTAGGCGGAGATCAAGGAAGAGCATAAGATTTGAAATCGACAATAACCTGATTGATGTCGACAGTAATGGTGCTGGTAGGAGTTTAGATGATTTGTCACGCTTCCGTGCACAAGTACCTCCTATTGCAGTGCCAAGAAGGAACCCTTTTGATCTTCCTTATGATTCTGAAGAAGCAGCAATTCCTGGCTCAGCTCCCTCAATTCTGCATGCACGGAAAAACCCATTTGATCTTCCCCTTGAACAGCCTCATGACAGTGGTGTCCCTGTGCATGATAATTTAAATGCTGGAGAATCTGGGACGTCACCTCGTCGTGACATGATCTTCAGAAGGCACGAAAGCTTCAACTTTGGAAGGACGGATGCAATCCAGGAGAGGCGTTTTTCTAGACTCAGGCCATATTTTGTCCCTGAAACTGTGGAATGGAATGCGAGCAATTTCCAAAGACAGTTCAGCGATAAGAGTGAGTCTAAATTGAGCTCTGTAACTGAATCTGATGTGGCTTCTTCAGTTGCTGATCAGGAGGATCACAAGGACCATGATGAAAAGGATTTACACATGGAACACGAGTCACCTGCTCTTGTGAGACAGGATAGTGACCTTGCGGATGTTGGAAGTGACTGCTCAGATGGAATCAACTCCATAGATGTTGAATTAGACAACAGTGACATCGATGACCGTGAGATTGCTTTACATCATTTTGTCTTTGAAAGATCGCAAGAAAGGGAAGCACATCTTGCCTCAACGAAAGGAAAGGGTCATGAAGAAGATTATTCCAAGATGCCATTTCATCCAGTTCCTGACTTGCTTAGCTGGGAAGATGGAGATG GTGACAGCATCCTTGGTGCTAAACCTTCTTTCCAACTTAACACAGAAGAGAAATGCTCAGAATGGATTTCATCCTCCAGGCCAACTGTGGAGGGTGAATCACATTCCAGGGACCTTCCGAAGTACCTTGACACTGATGTGGCATCAAGCTCAAATACAGTTGTACTTGGTGCAAGCAATACAGCTGAGAAAGATGGAAATGTTGATCCCATATCCTATTCAAACAATGAAATGCCATTGGATAACCTGATTCATGGGTCTGTGGAGCTGCCTTCTGAACTTGTCACAGAAACATTGCCAGTCATATCTAGGGATCTGCACCCTATCCCTGAGGAGAGAGTTGTTGAGAACTTCAGCATGCAAGAAAAGCATGAAACAGCAATATTTACTGAATCAGATGCTTCCTTGACTGGCTTGCATGTAATTGAAGAACACTTTGATGTTGGATTTGACAAAAGCCTGAGCTCTGTTTCCTCATATCCTCGAGCTAGTGATGCCATCCAGTCTCCATCAAGTGAACATGCAGAAGTCTTGAATCCCTTTGTTTCCATGGCTGCTGAACCAAACAAGGTGGATATAGGTGACATGACCGACGAAACAACTGTAGGATATCTACTTGATTCTGATGACGAGGCTGGTAAAATCTATCCCGAGCCTATGGAAGAAAGTGGAATTGATGAAAGTTTCCTGTCTGAATTGGACACAGTGGGAGACTTTGGAGTAGAACCAATGAGACTGGATCAGCGGGTTCCAGATCAGGGTTCCCATGATGAAAACCTGACCAATGGTGTTGCTGCAGATTCCATGATTAGCCCTCAGACTTCTGACAATGTCAGCTTGACCATGTCAGAACCCAGTGCTGAAGACTCCAGGGAGCAGTCTCCAGTGGTTGATGACCTAAATGGCCCTGAATTTAGTTGGTCCTTTGGAGCATCTCATGGTGACCCTGAGCAGACTGTCTACAATCCTCGGAGACGGATCCTTGAAGCAAGCCCATCTGAAGCAATAAACATGGAGTTGAAGCCACCACGCAATGAGTCAGAAGTGCCTTCTGATGATACACCATCAGCAGCAATCTTAGCAGCTGCATCAAGTGAACCGGAGATCGCTACAAATGAGTTAGTGACAACTACAACCAATCCTGAGATGACGATTCTAGATGCGAAATCTCTGGAGGATATTGAGACTGCCTTTAAACTAGTTAGTGATGGTGTGGTTTCTGAGCCCACCATGGACACTGAAATTTTACACACCTCAGGTGTTAATGTTGATTCGGAGCCCAAAGAGAGTGGAGAGCTCCATGTCATTGATGCAAAATCTGTGGATGACATTCATGCTGCTTTCAAGGAGCACTGTGATTCTGTTGTGAATAGGTCTGCAGAATCCACAAAGCAGGATGCACTTACTGAAGCATTGCATCCCGAAAGTCCACATAATGTCGGAGATGCTGGGGATGCTTTAGCTGTGGAGAGTAAAAGCAATATGGTTTCTAATGAGGCAAAGACTCACGATGACATTGATGCAGTGTTCAGTAAGGTCTCTGATAGCAGTGCCAAGAGTACTGCACAAGCGGTGGAGTCAGAGGATTATCGTGAAAGAGGAGAGGAAAATGAACATCAGTGA
- the LOC117854997 gene encoding probable plastid-lipid-associated protein 10, chloroplastic isoform X2, protein MVSAKFVILSKRNIFLQFEEVSVENIKISEQLQALIAPAILPRSFLSLQILQFLKTFRAQVPVSGPERFSDNQEYTI, encoded by the exons ATGGTCTCTGCAAAATTTGTTATCCTGTCTAAGCGCAACATCTTTCTTCAATTTGAGGAG GTTTCTGTTGAAAATATCAAGATTAGCGAGCAGCTGCAAGCACTAATAGCTCCTGCTATACTTCCTCGGTCATTTTTGAGCCTTCAG ATATTGCAGTTCCTTAAAACCTTTCGAGCTCAAGTTCCTGTTAGTGGTCCTGAAAG GTTTTCTGATAACCAAGAGTATACCATCTGA
- the LOC117854997 gene encoding probable plastid-lipid-associated protein 10, chloroplastic isoform X1, whose translation MVSAKFVILSKRNIFLQFEEVSVENIKISEQLQALIAPAILPRSFLSLQILQFLKTFRAQVPVSGPERRSPGGLYYLSYLDRDMLLGRSVGGGGVFIFTRAQPLL comes from the exons ATGGTCTCTGCAAAATTTGTTATCCTGTCTAAGCGCAACATCTTTCTTCAATTTGAGGAG GTTTCTGTTGAAAATATCAAGATTAGCGAGCAGCTGCAAGCACTAATAGCTCCTGCTATACTTCCTCGGTCATTTTTGAGCCTTCAG ATATTGCAGTTCCTTAAAACCTTTCGAGCTCAAGTTCCTGTTAGTGGTCCTGAAAG ACGATCACCTGGTGGATTATATTATCTTTCTTACCTTGACCGTGATATGCTGTTGGGTCGTTCGGTTGGTGGTGGGGGGGTATTTATTTTCACAAGAGCGCAACCTCTTTTATGA
- the LOC117854996 gene encoding NDR1/HIN1-like protein 13 isoform X1 has translation MQIDSEEQPMMHGNGHGRVHPAASSSDFSGEMNQSVSAPSSDPSSSPLYSFHFEKPVPQQPPAAKPGEYVVQVPKDKVFRVPPPENARLFEHYTRRAKRRRRCSCVRVCTCLLAAILALAVVLAAAAGVMYLVFRPRRPAYTVQALAVSGLAGVGNASAPAAFSPGFDATVRADNPNGKIGVHYEGGKSRVSVSYDGVLLADGAWPAFYQGPRNVTVLVAKAKGSGIRFSQSVRGQMAAAERLRSVPFDVDVEVPVRLQLGSVKTWAVPARARCTVAVDRFTADAKVVSTSCHVKVSLLSWSI, from the coding sequence ATGCAGATTGATTCCGAGGAGCAACCCATGATGCACGGGAATGGGCACGGCCGCGTCCACCCGGCGGCGTCCAGCTCCGACTTCTCCGGCGAGATGAACCAGTCGGTGTCCGCGCCATCCTCCGACCCTTCCTCCAGCCCGCTCTACAGCTTCCACTTCGAGAAGCCCGtcccgcagcagccgccggcggcgaagccCGGCGAGTACGTGGTGCAGGTGCCCAAGGACAAGGTCTTCCGCGTCCCGCCGCCCGAGAACGCGCGCCTCTTCGAGCACTACACCCGCCgcgccaagcgccgccgccgctgctcctgcgTCCGCGTCTGCACGTGCCTGCTCGCCGCGAtcctcgcgctcgccgtcgtcctcgccgcggccgctggCGTCATGTACCTCGTCTTCAGGCCCAGGCGGCCGGCGTACACCGTCCAGGCGCTCGCCGTGtcgggcctcgccggcgtcggGAACGCCTCTGCTCCTGCCGCGTTCTCGCCGGGGTTCGACGCCACCGTGCGCGCCGACAACCCCAACGGAAAGATCGGCGTGCACTACGAGGGGGGCAAGAGCCGCGTCTCCGTGTCGTACGACGGCGTGCTCCTCGCCGACGGCGCGTGGCCGGCGTTCTACCAGGGGCCTCGGAACGTGACGGTGTTGGTGGCGAAGGCGAAGGGGTCCGGGATACGGTTCTCGCAGAGCGTGCGCGGGCAGATGGCCGCGGCGGAGCGGCTCCGGTCGGTGCCGTTCGACGTGGACGTCGAGGTGCCCGTGCGGCTGCAGCTCGGCAGCGTGAAGACGTGGGCcgtgccggcgcgggcgcgctgCACCGTGGCGGTCGACAGGTTCACCGCCGACGCCAAGGTGGTGTCCACGTCGTGCCACGTCAAGGTGAGCCTCCTGTCCTGGAGCATCTGA
- the LOC117854996 gene encoding NDR1/HIN1-like protein 13 isoform X2: MMHGNGHGRVHPAASSSDFSGEMNQSVSAPSSDPSSSPLYSFHFEKPVPQQPPAAKPGEYVVQVPKDKVFRVPPPENARLFEHYTRRAKRRRRCSCVRVCTCLLAAILALAVVLAAAAGVMYLVFRPRRPAYTVQALAVSGLAGVGNASAPAAFSPGFDATVRADNPNGKIGVHYEGGKSRVSVSYDGVLLADGAWPAFYQGPRNVTVLVAKAKGSGIRFSQSVRGQMAAAERLRSVPFDVDVEVPVRLQLGSVKTWAVPARARCTVAVDRFTADAKVVSTSCHVKVSLLSWSI; this comes from the coding sequence ATGATGCACGGGAATGGGCACGGCCGCGTCCACCCGGCGGCGTCCAGCTCCGACTTCTCCGGCGAGATGAACCAGTCGGTGTCCGCGCCATCCTCCGACCCTTCCTCCAGCCCGCTCTACAGCTTCCACTTCGAGAAGCCCGtcccgcagcagccgccggcggcgaagccCGGCGAGTACGTGGTGCAGGTGCCCAAGGACAAGGTCTTCCGCGTCCCGCCGCCCGAGAACGCGCGCCTCTTCGAGCACTACACCCGCCgcgccaagcgccgccgccgctgctcctgcgTCCGCGTCTGCACGTGCCTGCTCGCCGCGAtcctcgcgctcgccgtcgtcctcgccgcggccgctggCGTCATGTACCTCGTCTTCAGGCCCAGGCGGCCGGCGTACACCGTCCAGGCGCTCGCCGTGtcgggcctcgccggcgtcggGAACGCCTCTGCTCCTGCCGCGTTCTCGCCGGGGTTCGACGCCACCGTGCGCGCCGACAACCCCAACGGAAAGATCGGCGTGCACTACGAGGGGGGCAAGAGCCGCGTCTCCGTGTCGTACGACGGCGTGCTCCTCGCCGACGGCGCGTGGCCGGCGTTCTACCAGGGGCCTCGGAACGTGACGGTGTTGGTGGCGAAGGCGAAGGGGTCCGGGATACGGTTCTCGCAGAGCGTGCGCGGGCAGATGGCCGCGGCGGAGCGGCTCCGGTCGGTGCCGTTCGACGTGGACGTCGAGGTGCCCGTGCGGCTGCAGCTCGGCAGCGTGAAGACGTGGGCcgtgccggcgcgggcgcgctgCACCGTGGCGGTCGACAGGTTCACCGCCGACGCCAAGGTGGTGTCCACGTCGTGCCACGTCAAGGTGAGCCTCCTGTCCTGGAGCATCTGA
- the LOC117859095 gene encoding F-box protein At1g30200 gives MHTKARIHADPVLEFDRFDCLPDSLVLLILNKLEDVRSLGRCSAVSRRFSCLVPLVHDVCVKIDRVVTVDGDSDDALNLSSPKPQNILSHLFKLMLFAITKPFHDIRNPNGVGRPLFPQLSQHSPAQVLKNFSDVRNLRVELPSGDVGIEEGVLLNWRAEYGSTLQNCVILGGTLLNHKAVGNEHEPSSDDNGSMPESFYTNGGLKLRIVWTISCLIAASTRHYLLRSIINHHPTLRSLVLADADGQGALCMGAEQLKDFREHQLSASACSNRTQVPACNMKLNYAPYLELPGGLALQGATLLVIKPAGDGSSGGHGSRKEAEAFVSGAFDGPLRFAAKALMKRRTYLLDMNGF, from the coding sequence ATGCATACCAAGGCTCGAATCCATGCTGACCCGGTCCTGGAGTTTGACCGATTCGACTGCTTGCCTGATTCACTTGTGCTGCTGATCCTGAACAAGCTGGAGGACGTGCGTTCACTTGGCCGCTGCTCTGCCGTGTCCAGGAGGTTCAGTTGCCTAGTTCCCCTTGTGCATGATGTGTGTGTCAAGATTGACCGCGTTGTGACTGTGGATGGTGATTCAGATGATGCTCTGAACCTTTCATCGCCCAAGCCCCAGAACATCCTCTCACATTTATTCAAGCTGATGCTGTTCGCAATCACCAAGCCCTTCCATGATATACGCAATCCGAACGGCGTAGGGAGGCCACTGTTCCCCCAGCTCTCCCAGCATTCACCTGCTCAAGTGCTGAAGAACTTCTCCGATGTTCGCAATCTTCGGGTGGAGCTGCCCTCAGGGGATGTCGGTATCGAGGAGGGGGTTCTACTGAATTGGCGGGCAGAGTATGGCAGTACACTTCAGAATTGTGTGATCTTGGGTGGTACCTTGCTCAATCACAAGGCTGTTGGCAATGAGCACGAGCCATCTTCGGATGACAATGGAAGCATGCCTGAATCTTTCTATACGAATGGTGGGCTGAAACTTCGTATTGTGTGGACCATCAGCTGTTTGATTGCCGCTTCGACAAGGCATTATCTTCTCCGATCGATCATCAATCACCATCCAACACTGAGAAGCCTAGTTTTGGCAGACGCTGATGGACAGGGCGCATTGTGCATGGGGGCAGAGCAGCTGAAGGATTTCAGGGAGCACCAGCTCTCAGCCTCGGCATGTTCCAACAGAACGCAGGTGCCCGCGTGCAACATGAAGCTGAACTATGCTCCGTACCTTGAGCTACCTGGTGGCTTGGCACTGCAAGGCGCGACCTTGCTCGTCATCAAGCCCGCAGGAGATGGAAGCAGTGGTGGCCATGGCAGCCGGAAGGAAGCTGAAGCCTTTGTTTCAGGCGCGTTCGATGGACCTTTGAGGTTTGCTGCGAAGGCACTGATGAAGAGGCGCACTTATCTTCTGGATATGAATGGGTTCTAG
- the LOC117858117 gene encoding pathogenesis-related 5 protein Cup a 3: protein MASVAKPSVVLLLAVALAAASAADAITFNVINRCRDTLWPAALPGGGARLDPGKTWTVEVPAGTSSARMWARTGCAFDGAGRGSCETGDCGGALECAVSGRPPATLAEYTLGDPAYIDVSLVDGFNVPMSFQCGGKGPSCAADVNARCPAELKVPGGCASACEKFGGDTYCCQGPYKDQCPPTDYSRFFKGLCPDAYSYAKDDRTSTFNCPQGANYDIVLCP, encoded by the coding sequence ATGGCGTCTGTGGCCAAGCCCTCCGTTgttctcctcctcgccgtcgccctcgccgcggcctccgcggcggACGCGATCACCTTCAACGTCATCAACCGCTGCCGGGACACActgtggccggcggcgctcccgggcggcggcgcgcgcctggACCCTGGCAAGACGTGGACGGTGGAGGTGCCGGCGGGCACGTCGAGCGCGCGGATGTGGGCGCGCACGGGGTGCGCCTTCgacggcgccgggcgcgggTCCTGCGAGACGGGCGACTGCGGCGGCGCGCTGGAGTGCGCCGTGTCCGGGAGGCCCCCCGCGACGCTGGCCGAGTACACGCTGGGAGACCCGGCCTACATCGACGTCTCCCTCGTCGACGGCTTCAACGTGCCCATGTCGTTCCAGTGCGGCGGCAAGGGGCCCAGCTGCGCCGCCGATGTCAACGCGCGGTGCCCCGCCGAGCTGAAGGTGCCGGGGGGTTGCGCCAGCGCCTGCGAGAAGTTCGGCGGGGACACCTACTGCTGCCAGGGCCCGTACAAGGACCAGTGCCCGCCGACGGATTACTCCAGGTTCTTCAAGGGGCTGTGCCCGGACGCATACAGCTACGCCAAGGACGACCGGACCAGCACCTTCAACTGCCCGCAGGGTGCCAACTACGACATCGTGCTCTGCCCATGA